A genomic region of Colletotrichum destructivum chromosome 1, complete sequence contains the following coding sequences:
- a CDS encoding Putative metal-dependent hydrolase, composite domain superfamily, whose amino-acid sequence MVKILIQNVRMFDSDAILKPGNVVFTRSAGNIQNYMADDSDAETADFVIDGRGCSLIPGLIDVYANIKGANAALATYASQGVTTVLDMSSTTQQCQAMRVYAAGKTGLSTFLTSGTEASPARGYQPQLYDSPDGYVIRTREDAMAFVSSRSSGPDRSDFIRVPVDPDSFDDDILKTLADAAHAHGKLIIARTAGKASYERALLAGFDVFAHAPLDAPIDTALALKMAAKNVIFVPTLTMMRRRASAIGSNANNTTAISSPGPDKTTANQGSVEHSRTDFVPGGSYDNATQSVRTLHDAGATICAGTTANPVPGSRIPFGESLHEELRLLVEAGMPVLHVLRSATCVAATAFRLSDRGMVRGGLRADLVLVEGNPLEDITATRKIRKIWIRGEEIEPSAAAAEI is encoded by the coding sequence ATGGTCAAAATATTGATCCAAAATGTCCGCATGTTCGATAGCGACGCCATTCTTAAACCTGGCAATGTTGTATTTACACGATCCGCCGGCAATATTCAAAACTACATGGCTGACGactccgacgccgagacTGCCGACTTTGTCATTGATGGCCGAGGCTGTTCACTCATACCCGGTCTCATCGATGTCTATGCCAATATCAAAGGCGCCAACGCAGCCCTTGCCACGTATGCGAGCCAGGGCGTCACGACCGTCCTCGACATGAGCAGCACCACCCAGCAATGTCAGGCCATGCGCGtctacgccgccggcaaAACTGGACTCTCGACCTTCCTCACCAGCGGTACCGAAGCATCTCCCGCCCGAGGCTACCAGCCGCAGCTGTACGACAGCCCGGACGGCTACGTTATCCGGACGCGCGAGGATGCCATGGCCTTTGTCTCGTCAAGGTCCAGTGGCCCGGACCGCTCGGACTTCATCAGGGTCCCGGTCGACCCTGACTcgttcgacgacgacatcctcaagaccctcgccgacgctgcccACGCCCACGGGAAGCTGATCATCGCCCGCACCGCTGGCAAGGCGTCCTATGAGcgcgccctgctcgccggcttcgacgtctTTGCCCACGCGCCCCTGGACGCGCCCATTGACACCGCGCTGGCGCTCAAAATGGCGGCCAAGAACGTAATATTCGTGCCGACGCTCACTATGATGCGACGGCGCGCGTCGGCCATTGGCTCCAACGCAAACAATACTACTGCCATCTCCTCCCCAGGCCCCGACAAGACCACGGCAAATCAGGGCTCTGTCGAGCACTCCCGCACCGACTTCGTTCCCGGCGGCAGCTATGATAACGCGACGCAGAGCGTGCGCACActccacgacgccggcgccactATCTGCGCCGGCACGACGGCGAACCCGGTCCCGGGGTCCCGGATCCCTTTTGGCGAGAGCCTGCACGAGGAGCTGCGCCtgctggtcgaggccggcatgcCCGTGCTCCATGTACTCCGCTCGGCGACCTGCGTGGCGGCCACGGCCTTCCGGCTCAGCGACCGCGGCATGGTCCGGGGTGGCCTCCGGGCCGACCTGGTGCTCGTCGAGGGAAACCCGCTCGAGGACATTACCGCCACGAGGAAAATCAGGAAGATATGGATCCGCGGGGAGGAAATCGAgccgtccgccgcggcggctgAGATATGA